One Kryptolebias marmoratus isolate JLee-2015 linkage group LG21, ASM164957v2, whole genome shotgun sequence DNA segment encodes these proteins:
- the rpl21 gene encoding 60S ribosomal protein L21 yields the protein MTNTRGKRRGTRYMFSRPFRKHGPIPLSTYMRIYKKGDIVDIKGTGTIQKGMPHKCYHGKTGRVYNVTQHAVGIIVNKQVKGKILAKRINVRIEHIKHSKSRDSFLQRVKENERRKVEAKQKGTWVELKRQPAPPREAHFVSTKKNEPQLLEPIPYEFMA from the exons ATGACGAACACCAGAGGCAAGAGGAGGGGGACCAGGTACATGTTCAGCAGGCCATTCCGCAAGCATG GCCCAATCCCCCTGTCCACATATATGCGCATCTACAAGAAAGGAGACATCGTAGACATCAAG GGCACAGGTACCATTCAGAAAGGTATGCCTCATAAATGCTACCACGGCAAGACGGGACGTGTCTACAATGTAACCCAACATGCTGTCGGCATCATTGTCAACAAGCAGGTCAA AGGCAAGATTCTGGCCAAAAGGATTAACGTGCGCATCGAGCACATAAAGCACTCGAAGAGCAGGGACAGCTTCTTGCAGCGTGTGAAAGAGAACGAGCGCAGAAAGGTGGAGGCCAAGCAGAAAGGCACCTGGGTGGAACTGAAACGCCAG CCTGCTCCTCCACGTGAGGCTCACTTTGTCAGCACCAAGAAAAACGAGCCGCAGCTGCTGGAGCCCATCCCTTACGAGTTCATGGCATAA